The Pirellulimonas nuda genome includes a region encoding these proteins:
- a CDS encoding dimethylarginine dimethylaminohydrolase family protein: MPTPRILMCPPDYFGIEYEINPWMNVAVDADHALANSQWRGLHDLLVDSGATIELMAPVKGLPDLVFTANAGLIYQDRVLLSRFHHTQRQGETPHDRAWFEAAGFEVVDDPQVSAGAFEGAGDALFCGDTLLAGYRQRSDALFHQAIGALLGVRVLPVELVDARYYHLDTCFCPLAPDEAVWFPAAFDRYGQEAIAAAVPKLISVERGEAQRFACNAVVVGRRVVTNTGCPKLHAELARRGYEPHETPLDEFVKAGGSAKCLTLRLDGEEAAGWRAPPSAAP; the protein is encoded by the coding sequence ATGCCCACGCCGCGGATCTTGATGTGCCCGCCGGACTACTTCGGCATCGAGTACGAGATCAACCCCTGGATGAACGTGGCGGTCGACGCCGACCACGCGCTCGCCAATTCTCAGTGGCGTGGGCTGCACGACCTGCTGGTTGATTCGGGCGCTACCATCGAATTGATGGCCCCGGTGAAGGGGCTGCCCGACCTGGTGTTCACGGCAAACGCGGGGCTGATCTACCAGGATCGCGTGCTGCTGTCGCGATTCCATCACACGCAGCGGCAGGGGGAGACGCCGCACGACCGGGCGTGGTTCGAGGCCGCCGGGTTCGAGGTGGTCGACGACCCTCAGGTCAGCGCGGGCGCCTTCGAGGGCGCCGGCGACGCGCTGTTCTGCGGCGACACGCTGCTGGCCGGGTACCGTCAGCGGAGCGACGCCCTGTTCCACCAAGCGATCGGCGCCCTGCTGGGGGTCCGTGTGCTGCCCGTGGAGCTGGTCGACGCGCGCTACTACCACCTCGACACCTGCTTCTGCCCGCTGGCGCCGGACGAGGCGGTCTGGTTCCCCGCCGCGTTCGACCGGTACGGCCAAGAAGCGATCGCCGCGGCGGTGCCCAAGCTAATCTCCGTCGAGCGGGGCGAGGCGCAGCGGTTCGCCTGCAACGCGGTGGTTGTCGGCCGGCGGGTCGTCACCAACACCGGCTGCCCCAAGCTGCACGCAGAGCTCGCCCGGCGCGGCTACGAACCCCACGAGACGCCGCTCGACGAGTTCGTCAAAGCGGGCGGCAGCGCCAAGTGTCTGACGCTGCGGCTCGACGGTGAAGAAGCCGCCGGGTGGCGGGCGCCCCCGTCGGCCGCCCCCTAG
- a CDS encoding sulfatase family protein codes for MPLHSRAFAAAVAVLLLLGPAAGRSAAADRPNVLWITSEDNAAYWLGCYAAPEARSEIQTPRLDAFAAEGVQFNHAYSNAPVCAVARCTLLTGVYAVSLGTQHMRSRHAIPASIKPYVSYLREQGYYCTNNSKTDYNFRVPGAKVNDASYWDACSGKAHYKNRPEGSPFFAIFNLTTSHESSLFPDKVRQNRKRGLIPQQPRNDPAKVTVPPHLPDLPEVREDIAIYHDTITALDTQVGELLDELESLGLAEDTIVFYYGDHGGVTPRGKRYLTDTGVRVPMLIHVPEKWRGLSPFSAGEKVDELVAFVDLAPTALSLVGLDKPSQMQGRAFLGEHRVEPPKNDVAFLYGDRFDEIVGMRRGVTNGRWKYIRRFTPYLPAAPYSTYLFGQPAWVAWRDAWKAGTLPERFNQIWETPQPVEMLFDTAADPWEVNNLADDPAHTAVLRRMRSRLSAEMIEAVDTGLVPESMFKSLAGQGTMYDYVRSDRFDVSRTLTLALDATSGDPAKLPAIEAALADPNPVTRYWGAVGCMTLGKAALAAKPALEKLLDDDEATNRVAAARALAALGDAGRGKAALFEQFDRGLNAEETVLLLNAVRDADAMDDAPDAWIDRALSDRSTDEYVRRLFQQMKDQRSASN; via the coding sequence ATGCCTCTTCACTCCCGGGCTTTCGCTGCTGCTGTCGCCGTCCTGTTGCTGCTGGGCCCCGCGGCCGGCCGGTCGGCGGCGGCGGATCGGCCCAACGTGCTGTGGATCACCAGCGAGGACAACGCCGCCTACTGGCTGGGGTGCTACGCCGCCCCCGAAGCCCGCAGCGAGATCCAGACGCCGAGGCTCGACGCGTTCGCGGCCGAGGGGGTGCAGTTCAACCACGCCTACTCGAACGCGCCGGTGTGCGCGGTCGCCCGCTGCACGCTGCTGACGGGGGTCTACGCCGTTTCGCTGGGGACCCAGCACATGCGCAGCCGGCACGCCATCCCGGCGTCGATCAAGCCGTACGTCAGCTACCTGCGCGAGCAGGGCTACTACTGCACCAACAACTCGAAGACCGACTACAACTTCCGCGTCCCGGGAGCGAAGGTTAACGACGCCTCGTACTGGGACGCGTGCTCCGGCAAGGCCCACTACAAGAACCGGCCCGAGGGGAGCCCCTTCTTTGCGATCTTCAACCTGACCACCTCGCACGAGAGCTCGCTGTTCCCCGACAAGGTGCGGCAGAACCGCAAGCGTGGCTTGATCCCGCAGCAGCCCCGCAACGATCCCGCCAAGGTGACCGTCCCTCCCCACCTGCCCGACCTGCCGGAGGTGCGTGAGGACATCGCCATCTACCACGACACCATCACCGCACTCGACACCCAGGTCGGCGAGCTGCTGGACGAGCTGGAAAGCCTGGGGCTGGCCGAAGACACCATCGTCTTCTACTACGGCGACCACGGCGGCGTGACGCCGCGCGGCAAGCGCTACCTGACCGATACGGGGGTGCGCGTGCCGATGCTGATCCACGTGCCGGAGAAGTGGCGGGGGCTCTCGCCGTTCTCCGCCGGCGAGAAGGTGGACGAGCTAGTGGCGTTTGTCGATTTGGCGCCGACGGCGCTCTCGCTCGTCGGCCTGGACAAGCCGTCGCAGATGCAAGGGCGGGCGTTCTTGGGCGAGCACCGCGTCGAGCCCCCCAAGAACGACGTAGCGTTCTTGTACGGCGACCGCTTTGACGAGATCGTCGGCATGCGTCGCGGCGTGACCAACGGGCGCTGGAAGTACATCCGTCGGTTCACCCCCTACCTCCCCGCGGCGCCCTACAGCACCTACTTGTTCGGCCAGCCCGCCTGGGTCGCTTGGCGCGACGCCTGGAAGGCCGGCACGCTGCCCGAGCGTTTCAACCAGATCTGGGAGACGCCGCAGCCGGTAGAGATGTTGTTCGACACCGCGGCCGACCCGTGGGAGGTGAACAACCTGGCGGACGACCCCGCGCACACGGCCGTCCTGCGGCGGATGAGGTCGCGGCTGAGCGCTGAAATGATCGAGGCGGTCGACACCGGCCTCGTGCCGGAGTCGATGTTCAAGTCGCTGGCCGGCCAAGGGACGATGTACGACTACGTGCGGAGCGACCGGTTCGACGTGTCGCGTACGCTAACGCTCGCGCTCGACGCCACTTCGGGCGACCCGGCGAAGCTTCCGGCCATCGAGGCGGCCCTGGCCGACCCGAATCCGGTGACCCGCTACTGGGGCGCCGTGGGGTGCATGACGCTAGGCAAAGCCGCCCTCGCCGCCAAGCCGGCGCTCGAGAAGCTGCTTGACGACGACGAGGCGACCAACCGCGTCGCCGCGGCGCGGGCCCTGGCCGCGTTGGGCGACGCCGGGCGGGGCAAGGCCGCGTTGTTCGAGCAGTTCGACCGCGGGCTGAACGCCGAAGAGACCGTATTGCTGCTCAACGCGGTGCGCGACGCCGACGCGATGGACGACGCGCCGGACGCCTGGATCGACCGCGCACTGTCCGACCGGTCGACCGACGAGTACGTGCGGCGGCTCTTCCAACAGATGAAGGACCAACGCAGCGCGAGCAACTAG
- a CDS encoding DinB family protein, giving the protein MNAVDVIRQTNTTSQMVVKAYVEDLSDADLMRRPAAGCNHLAWQLGHLISSECMLLNSLAPGAAPELPAGFAEQHAKDKCGSDDPSQFCTKAQYLELWGQVQAAMMGALDHVSESDLDKPGPENMQPMFPTAGAVWVLLATHALMHAGQFVPVRRALGKPVVI; this is encoded by the coding sequence ATGAACGCCGTCGACGTTATCCGCCAAACCAACACCACCAGCCAGATGGTGGTCAAGGCGTACGTAGAAGACCTCTCCGACGCGGACCTGATGCGTCGCCCCGCGGCGGGCTGCAACCACTTGGCCTGGCAGCTCGGTCACTTGATCAGCTCGGAGTGCATGCTGCTCAACAGCCTGGCGCCCGGCGCGGCGCCGGAGCTCCCCGCGGGGTTTGCCGAGCAGCACGCCAAGGACAAGTGCGGCAGCGACGACCCGTCGCAGTTCTGCACCAAGGCCCAATACCTCGAGCTGTGGGGCCAGGTTCAAGCGGCCATGATGGGGGCGCTAGACCACGTCAGCGAGTCCGACCTCGACAAGCCGGGGCCAGAAAACATGCAGCCGATGTTCCCCACGGCGGGCGCGGTGTGGGTGCTGTTGGCGACGCACGCCCTGATGCACGCCGGTCAGTTCGTTCCGGTGCGACGCGCGTTGGGCAAGCCGGTGGTGATCTGA
- the queC gene encoding 7-cyano-7-deazaguanine synthase QueC — MPPQPKAVVLLSGGLDSATTAAIARSQGYALHALSIDYGQRHRFELAAAGRVAQSLGAAEHRTVRVDLAEMGGSALTDAIPVPQGRSASEMAGGIPVTYVPARNTVMLSVALGMAEVIGAADIWVGVNAVDYSGYPDCRPEYITAFERLANLATKAGVEGTLKFRIHAPLIDLTKADIIRRGAALGVDYSLTHTCYSPNPEDGAACGACDACQLRLQGFADAGLADPIHYFA; from the coding sequence ATGCCCCCCCAACCCAAAGCCGTCGTGCTCCTCTCCGGGGGCCTCGACTCCGCCACCACGGCCGCCATCGCCCGCTCCCAAGGCTACGCCCTGCACGCCCTGAGCATCGACTACGGCCAGCGCCACCGCTTCGAGCTTGCCGCCGCGGGGCGCGTCGCCCAGTCGCTGGGGGCCGCGGAGCACCGGACCGTGCGGGTCGACCTGGCCGAGATGGGGGGGAGCGCCCTGACCGACGCCATCCCCGTGCCCCAGGGCCGCAGCGCCAGCGAGATGGCGGGCGGGATCCCCGTCACCTACGTGCCGGCCCGCAACACGGTGATGCTGAGCGTGGCGCTCGGAATGGCGGAAGTAATCGGCGCCGCCGACATCTGGGTCGGCGTGAACGCCGTCGACTACAGCGGCTACCCCGACTGCCGGCCCGAGTACATCACGGCGTTCGAGCGGCTGGCCAATCTGGCGACCAAGGCGGGAGTAGAGGGGACGCTTAAGTTCCGCATCCACGCGCCGCTAATTGACCTGACCAAGGCAGACATCATCCGCCGCGGCGCGGCGCTGGGGGTCGACTACTCCCTCACCCACACCTGCTACAGCCCCAACCCGGAGGACGGCGCCGCCTGCGGCGCGTGCGACGCCTGCCAACTGAGACTGCAGGGGTTCGCCGACGCGGGGCTTGCGGACCCGATCCATTACTTCGCTTGA
- the queF gene encoding preQ(1) synthase produces the protein MAPRSEEKPPGRRSPPVSATRDLLEVFDNEFPERDYLIEIVAPEFTSLCPKTGQPDFGTVTIRYNPNKKCVELKSLKFYLGSFRIEGIFYEHITNTILDDLVAVMKPRWMKVETSWNARGGITSKITSQYTASV, from the coding sequence ATGGCCCCCCGATCGGAAGAGAAGCCCCCTGGAAGGAGAAGCCCGCCCGTGTCCGCCACGCGTGACTTACTAGAAGTTTTCGACAACGAGTTCCCCGAACGCGACTACCTGATCGAGATCGTGGCGCCGGAGTTCACGTCGCTCTGCCCCAAGACGGGGCAGCCCGATTTCGGCACGGTCACCATCCGCTACAACCCGAACAAGAAGTGCGTCGAGCTCAAGAGCCTGAAGTTCTACCTCGGCAGCTTCCGGATCGAAGGGATCTTCTACGAACACATCACCAACACGATCCTCGACGATCTGGTGGCGGTGATGAAGCCGCGGTGGATGAAGGTGGAGACCTCGTGGAACGCCCGCGGTGGGATCACGTCGAAGATCACGTCCCAGTACACCGCGTCTGTATAA
- a CDS encoding sugar phosphate isomerase/epimerase family protein produces MPDAPQIIISGIADEAAPHRTALEQFAALSALGLQYYTIRNIEVGTGVKNVMDLSKADITKVRHLEDEFGMNVASIGSPIGKVKLINKDDGTKARFVPFKKYLEKDVKKACELAHAFETKLIRGFSFYPPRGADPYEHLPQAVDQLGQIAEACHRSDLTFGLEVEANLVGSTGQLMAELHRQVGHPAMVTVFDGGNLISQGFSTTECYEQYLAMKPSLGWIHVKDYRNPNPQLSTQEDGSKKVREVDEEALKHFVPADRGDSGYDLILRDFKEMVPKLARKLKRRGIPGVFVELEPHLKAGGQYGGFSGADGMGVALRSLCKVLDYVGLDYHLRDFDDVCVARGV; encoded by the coding sequence GTGCCCGACGCCCCGCAGATCATCATTTCTGGCATCGCCGACGAAGCAGCCCCGCACCGGACCGCGCTCGAGCAGTTCGCGGCGCTCAGCGCGTTGGGGCTCCAGTACTACACGATCCGGAACATCGAGGTCGGCACCGGCGTCAAGAACGTGATGGACCTCTCCAAGGCCGACATCACCAAGGTGCGGCACCTGGAGGACGAGTTCGGCATGAACGTGGCGTCGATCGGTTCGCCCATCGGCAAGGTGAAGCTGATCAACAAGGATGACGGAACCAAGGCCCGCTTCGTGCCGTTCAAGAAGTACTTGGAGAAGGACGTCAAGAAGGCGTGCGAGCTGGCGCACGCGTTCGAGACCAAGCTGATCCGCGGGTTCTCGTTCTACCCCCCGCGCGGCGCCGACCCCTACGAGCACCTCCCCCAGGCGGTCGATCAACTGGGCCAGATCGCAGAGGCCTGCCACCGCAGCGACCTGACGTTTGGACTGGAGGTCGAGGCGAACCTGGTCGGCAGCACCGGCCAATTGATGGCGGAGCTGCACCGCCAGGTGGGCCACCCGGCGATGGTGACCGTGTTCGACGGCGGCAACCTTATTAGCCAGGGCTTCTCTACCACCGAGTGTTACGAGCAGTACCTGGCGATGAAGCCGAGCCTCGGCTGGATCCACGTCAAAGACTACCGCAACCCGAACCCCCAGCTATCGACGCAAGAAGACGGCTCGAAGAAGGTGCGGGAGGTAGACGAAGAAGCGCTCAAGCACTTCGTGCCGGCAGACCGCGGCGACAGCGGGTACGACCTGATCCTCCGCGACTTCAAGGAGATGGTCCCCAAGCTCGCCCGCAAGCTGAAGCGTCGCGGCATCCCCGGCGTGTTTGTTGAGCTCGAGCCCCACCTCAAGGCCGGCGGCCAGTACGGCGGCTTTAGCGGCGCCGATGGCATGGGGGTCGCCCTACGCAGCCTGTGCAAGGTGCTCGACTACGTCGGCCTCGACTACCACCTCCGCGACTTCGACGACGTGTGCGTCGCCCGCGGCGTGTAG